The Zalophus californianus isolate mZalCal1 chromosome X, mZalCal1.pri.v2, whole genome shotgun sequence genome window below encodes:
- the LOC118356494 gene encoding late histone H2B.L4-like: MAEPGCETPSGECPGTEEPTAADPKSPKHEQPSRQCRRRRRHRRRRRRPNSFAAYFPRVLKQVHEGLSLSQKTVSILDSFVKDIFERIADEASRLARSTKCSTITTREIQTAVRLLLPGEIGKHAESEATKAIIRYTVCR; the protein is encoded by the coding sequence ATGGCTGAGCCTGGCTGTGAGACCCCTTCTGGGGAATGCCCGGGCACGGAGGAACCCACAGCAGCGGACCCGAAGAGCCCGAAGCACGAGCAGCCAAGCCGCCaatgccgccgccgccgccgccaccgccgccgccgccgccgccccaaCAGTTTCGCCGCCTACTTCCCCAGGGTTCTGAAGCAGGTTCACGAGGGCCTGAGCCTCTCGCAGAAGACCGTGAGCATCTTGGATTCGTTCGTCAAGGACATCTTCGAGCGCATCGCCGACGAAGCCTCTCGCCTGGCCCGCTCCACCAAGtgctccaccatcaccaccagggAGATCCAGACAGCCGTGCGCCTGCTGCTGCCCGGGGAGATTGGCAAGCACGCCGAGTCCGAGGCCACCAAAGCCATCATCAGGTACACCGTCTGCCGATGA